From one Danio rerio strain Tuebingen ecotype United States chromosome 19, GRCz12tu, whole genome shotgun sequence genomic stretch:
- the si:rp71-45k5.2 gene encoding uncharacterized protein LOC560783 encodes MTNGETAEFSSFLAQSSGAPRRRLKQCAAGTYTGLIAYAIQESPDKKLTFKEIMTKLEPFVFGEKRSIENNIRVCLSSNKCFVKVPVDPDYPNPKKNYWKVDENGITPKMLRRHFKHIMHMFPGLMARGDYSRVHDDTLVPVCKATENKSEVKFTGPFSIESLLKSDHGVKRMRSTQMEEHPHYREAQCAATKRKHMYAAVECFYPVSAEGNHLVSTKRPRLSSGPQLGLFFLQQIQYDRTLFSSPLMFNTFVSW; translated from the exons ATGACTAACGGAGAGACCGCAGAGTTCAGCAGTTTTCTGGCGCAGTCCAGTGGCGCTCCGAGAAGGAGATTGAAGCAGTGTGCAGCAGGAACATACACCGGGCTCATTGCATATGCAATTCAAGAATCACCGGACAAGAAGCTCACATTCAAAGAG ATAATGACGAAGCTGGAACCATTTGTGTTTGGAGAAAAAAGGAGCATTGAGAACAACATCAGAGTCTGTCTATCGTCGAACAAGTGTTTTGTGAAG GTGCCAGTCGATCCAGATTATCCAAATCCCAAAAAGAATTACTGGAAAGTGGACGAAAATGGCATTACTCCAAAAATGCTCCGCCGACATTTCAAACACATTATGCACATGTTTCCTGGTCTTATGGCACGTGGAGATTATTCACGTGTTCATGATGACACACTCGTGCCAGTCTGCAAGGCTACAGAAAATAAAAGCGAAGTCAAGTTTACAGGCCCGTTCTCCATTGAATCTTTGCTAAAGAGTGACCATGGAGTGAAACGCATGCGCAGTACGCAGATGGAGGAACATCCACACTACAGAGAAGCGCAGTGTGCAGCGAcaaagagaaaacacatgtaTGCTGCAGTGGAGTGTTTTTACCCTGTTTCAGCAGAAGGAAACCACTTAGTCTCGACGAAAAGGCCTCGACTATCTTCAGGACCTCAGTTAGGACTGTTTTTCCTTCAGCAGATCCAGTATGATCGTACTCTCTTTAGCTCTCCTCTAATGTTCAATACATTTGTGAGCTGGTGA
- the zgc:113424 gene encoding uncharacterized protein isoform X1 — MTKRLTERKTQPGHKWSLVFSVFILSLDQGVIMTNGETAGFSSSQSSGAPRRMKQCAAGTYTGLIAYAIRESPDKKLTFKQIMKKLEPFVFGEKRNFENNIRVCLSAKKCFVKVPVDPDYPNPKKNFWKVDESCITPKLFQRHFKYIMPMFPDNSIQTQWVHKCEDKPSAPEKLLPVCKVTENKSEVKFTGPFSIESLLKSDHGVKRMRSTQMEEHPHYREAQCAATKRKHMYAAVECFYPVSAEGNHLVSTKRPRLSSGPQLGLSFPQQIKYDHRALFSYPLMIDKRYMSW; from the exons ATGACTAAAAG ACTCACTGAAAGAAAGACACAGCCTGGACATAAATGGAGCCTGGTTTTCTCAGTCTTCATTCTGAGTTTGGATCAAGGGGTCATCATGACTAACGGAGAGACCGCAGGGTTCAGCAGTTCGCAGTCCAGTGGCGCTCCAAGGAGAATGAAGCAGTGTGCAGCAGGAACATACACCGGACTTATTGCATATGCAATTCGAGAATCACCGGACAAGAAGCTCACATTCAAACAG ATAATGAAGAAGCTGGAACCATTTGTGTTTGGAGAAAAAAGAAACTTTGAGAACAACATCAGAGTCTGTTTGTCCGCAAAAAAGTGTTTTGTGAAG GTACCAGTCGATCCAGATTATCCAAATCCTAAAAAGAATTTCTGGAAAGTGGACGAGAGTTGCATTACTCCAAAACTGTTTCAACGACATTTCAAATACATTATGCCCATGTTTCCTGACAACAGCATTCAAACACAATGGGTGCATAAATGTGAAGATAAACCATCTGCTCCTGAGAAACTCCTTCCAGTCTGTAAGGTCACAGAAAATAAAAGCGAAGTCAAGTTTACAGGCCCGTTCTCCATTGAATCTTTGCTAAAGAGTGACCATGGAGTGAAACGCATGCGCAGCACGCAGATGGAGGAACATCCACACTACAGAGAAGCGCAGTGTGCAGCGAcaaagagaaaacacatgtaTGCTGCAGTGGAGTGTTTTTACCCTGTTTCAGCAGAAGGAAACCACTTAGTCTCGACGAAAAGGCCTCGACTATCTTCAGGACCTCAGTTAGGACTGTCTTTCCCTCAGCAGATCAAATATGATCACCGTGCTCTCTTCAGCTATCCTCTAATGATTGATAAGAGATATATGAGCTGGTGA
- the zgc:113424 gene encoding uncharacterized protein LOC554876 — MPFNNGLINTCRLTERKTQPGHKWSLVFSVFILSLDQGVIMTNGETAGFSSSQSSGAPRRMKQCAAGTYTGLIAYAIRESPDKKLTFKQIMKKLEPFVFGEKRNFENNIRVCLSAKKCFVKVPVDPDYPNPKKNFWKVDESCITPKLFQRHFKYIMPMFPDNSIQTQWVHKCEDKPSAPEKLLPVCKVTENKSEVKFTGPFSIESLLKSDHGVKRMRSTQMEEHPHYREAQCAATKRKHMYAAVECFYPVSAEGNHLVSTKRPRLSSGPQLGLSFPQQIKYDHRALFSYPLMIDKRYMSW; from the exons ATGCCATTTAATAATGGTCTCATTAACACTTGTAGACTCACTGAAAGAAAGACACAGCCTGGACATAAATGGAGCCTGGTTTTCTCAGTCTTCATTCTGAGTTTGGATCAAGGGGTCATCATGACTAACGGAGAGACCGCAGGGTTCAGCAGTTCGCAGTCCAGTGGCGCTCCAAGGAGAATGAAGCAGTGTGCAGCAGGAACATACACCGGACTTATTGCATATGCAATTCGAGAATCACCGGACAAGAAGCTCACATTCAAACAG ATAATGAAGAAGCTGGAACCATTTGTGTTTGGAGAAAAAAGAAACTTTGAGAACAACATCAGAGTCTGTTTGTCCGCAAAAAAGTGTTTTGTGAAG GTACCAGTCGATCCAGATTATCCAAATCCTAAAAAGAATTTCTGGAAAGTGGACGAGAGTTGCATTACTCCAAAACTGTTTCAACGACATTTCAAATACATTATGCCCATGTTTCCTGACAACAGCATTCAAACACAATGGGTGCATAAATGTGAAGATAAACCATCTGCTCCTGAGAAACTCCTTCCAGTCTGTAAGGTCACAGAAAATAAAAGCGAAGTCAAGTTTACAGGCCCGTTCTCCATTGAATCTTTGCTAAAGAGTGACCATGGAGTGAAACGCATGCGCAGCACGCAGATGGAGGAACATCCACACTACAGAGAAGCGCAGTGTGCAGCGAcaaagagaaaacacatgtaTGCTGCAGTGGAGTGTTTTTACCCTGTTTCAGCAGAAGGAAACCACTTAGTCTCGACGAAAAGGCCTCGACTATCTTCAGGACCTCAGTTAGGACTGTCTTTCCCTCAGCAGATCAAATATGATCACCGTGCTCTCTTCAGCTATCCTCTAATGATTGATAAGAGATATATGAGCTGGTGA
- the ntaq1 gene encoding protein N-terminal glutamine amidohydrolase encodes MNEESASSEYKVITPSGNQCVYTSCYCEENVWKLCEYIKNQRHCPLEEVYAVFISNERKKIPIWKQKSSRGDEPVIWDYHVILLHASKQGPSFIYDLDTILPFPCSLDVYSMEAFQSDKHLKPAYWRKLRVIPGDTYLKEFASDRSHMKDSDGNWRMPPPAYPCLETPESKMNLDDFICMDPRVGYGEVYSLSDFVKHFGVK; translated from the exons atgaatgaagaaagCGCTTCGTCTGAATATAAAGTGATCACCCCGTCCGGAAACCAATGTGTTTACACCAGCTGTTACTG TGAGGAGAATGTGTGGAAATTGTGTGAATATATCAAGAATCAGAGACATTGTCCTTTGGAAGAGGTGTATGCAGTATTTATATCTAATGAAAGAAAGAAG ATACCTATTTGGAAACAAAAGTCCAGTCGAGGGGATGAACCAGTAATTTGG GATTACCATGTTATTCTTCTACACGCAAGTAAACAAGGACCGAGCTTCATTTACGATTTAGACACCATTCTTCCATTTCCTTGTTCGCTTGACGTTTATTCAATGGAGGCCTTTCAGTCTGACAAGCATTTGAAACCTGCTTACTGGAG gaaacttCGAGTCATACCCGGGGACACTTATTTGAAGGAGTTTGCTTCTGATCGGTCTCATATGAAGGACTCCGATGGGAATTGGCGTATGCCACCTCCAGCATATCCATGTTTAGAGACACCAG AATCCAAAATGAATCTTGATGACTTCATCTGCATGGATCCCCGAGTGGGATATGGAGAGGTTTACAGCCTTTCAGACTTTGTTAAACACTTTGGAGTAAAGTAA
- the psma2b gene encoding proteasome_alpha_type_2 domain-containing protein, translated as MAERGYSFSLTTFSPSGKLVQIEYALAAVAAGAPSVGIKASNGVVLATEKKQKSILYDEQSVHKVEPITKHIGMVYSGMGPDYRVLVRRARKLAQQYFLVYQEPIPTGQLVQRVASVMQEYTQSGGVRPFGVSLLIAGWDEDRPYLFQSDPSGAYFAWKATAMGKNYVNGKTFLEKRYNEDLELEDAIHTAILTLKESFEGQMTEDNIEVGICNEAGFRRLSPAEVKDYLAAIA; from the exons ATGGCAGAACGAGGATACAGTTTTTCTCTCACAACATTTAG CCCGTCTGGCAAACTGGTGCAGATTGAATATGCTCTGGCCGCAGTAGCAGCTGGTGCCCCGTCTGTAGGAATCAAAG CATCAAATGGAGTTGTGCTGGCAACAGAGAAGAAACAAAAGTCCATACTGTACGATGAACAGAGCGTGCACAAAGTTGAACCGATAACCAAACACATTGGCATGGTGTACAGTGGAATGGGCCCCGATTACAG GGTGCTGGTCAGAAGGGCAAGAAAGCTGGCTCAGCAGTATTTCCTGGTCTATCAAGAGCCGATCCCCACAGGCCAGCTGGTACAGAGAGTGGCTTCTGTCATGCAAGAATACACACAGTCAGG AGGTGTACGCCCATTTGGAGTGTCTCTCCTTATCGCTGGTTGGGACGAAGACAGACCATACTTATTTCAGTCAGACCCATcg GGAGCATACTTCGCTTGGAAAGCCACAGCAATGGGAAAGAACTATGTGAATGGAAAAACGTTCCTTGAAAAAAG ATATAATGAAGATCTGGAACTTGAAGATGCTATACACACTGCCATCTTAACTTTGAAG GAAAGTTTTGAAGGTCAGATGACAGAAGACAACATTGAGGTGGGCATTTGTAATGAAGCAGGGTTTCGCAGACTGTCGCCCGCTGAGGTGAAGGATTACCTGGCAGCAATTGCTTAA
- the zgc:91910 gene encoding zinc finger protein 706-like isoform X1, translating to MARGQQKIQSQQKNAKKAAEKKKAQGADQKTAAKAALVHTCPVCRTQMPDPKTFKQHFESKHPKSPMPAELADVQA from the exons ATGGCTCGTGGGCAGCAGAAGATCCAGTCCCAACAGAAGAATGCAAAAAAGGCAGCCGAGAAGAAGAAAGCTCAAGGAGCCGATCAGAAGACTGCAGCCAAAGCAGCGCTGGTCCACACATGTCCTGTGTGCAGG acACAGATGCCAGACCCCAAGACATTTAAACAGCATTTTGAAAGTAAACACCCAAAGTCCCCCATGCCTGCTGAGCTGGCAGATGTTCAAGCCTAA